Below is a genomic region from Triticum dicoccoides isolate Atlit2015 ecotype Zavitan chromosome 5A, WEW_v2.0, whole genome shotgun sequence.
ttgagaacaaaatatgtgcagctcctatcaggatgtcggcgcatcgggcggtcttgctggacttgttttaccattgtcgagaatgtcttgtaaccgggattccgagtctgatcgggtcttcccgctagaaggaatatccttcgttgaccgtgagagcttgtgatgggctaagttgggacacccctgcagggatttgaactttcgaaagccgtgcccatggttatgggcagatggaaatttgttaacgtccggttgtagaaaacctgaagttgaccttaattaaaatgcaccaaacgcgtgtgttaccgtgatggtctcttcttggcggggtccgggaagtgaacacggtgttggagttatgcttgacgtaggttgttttaggatcacttcttgatcatagttcatcgaccgtgcttttgccttctcttctcgctctcttttatgaatatgttagccatcatatatgctagtcgtttgctgcagctcctcctcatacttttaccttacccataagcttaaatagtcttgatcacgagggtgtgagattgatgagtccccatgactcacagatacttccaaaaccagcttgcaggtgtcgttgaaccatgcagatgatgcaaccaagctcaggaggagctcgatgaagatcttgtcctttatgttgttttcgtttccagttgatcagtagcggagcccagttggggtcgatcggggatctgtatagtatttggggtagtcttcttttattttggttccgtagtcggaccttgtatgtatttggttgatgtaatgctttattcatgtaattgtgtgaagtggcgattgtaagccaaccatgtatccctttcccttttgtactacatgggttgtgtgaagattacctcacttgcgatattgctttcaatgcggttatgtctctaagtcgtgcttcgacacgtgggagatatagctgcatcgaaggCGTTACAAGGACCAGCACAACAGAATATCAAGTGCCACTGAAGAGTAGTGTAGATTGAAAAGATCCAACCTAAAATGACACAAACATAGAAGTACAACCAGATTCGAGAAAATCCACCAAGGACAGATCCAccgaagacacacctccacacgtccACCGATGATGCTAGACACACCACCGAGACAAGGGCTAGCcggaagaaccttattccatcttaagGGAGCCGCCGTCGTCTCGTCTTCGGGAGCAGGACACGGATCCTAACAAAATTCGAAGGAACATCCGAAAACAGAGTCTTCCCGCCGGCAAGGGCTGGTATCCACCGCGCCGCCATCGTCCTAAAGCCACCGAAGACAAGGCGGACTGGTGGAGGTGGGGCGCCGGCAGGAGGCAAAGGAACCCTAGGCTTTTCTTAGAGGTGTGTGGACTCAAGTGCTAATTGACTTTTCATCCTCCATGTAAGAACATCGTAATGCAACGTTAGCTTAAATCAATGTAAGCATTTGATTATTTGGTTGGtgtaacaacaagaagaagaaaaagaagaaaagatatAGAGGCAGACAATACAATATGGGTGACCTATGTGGGTTGCTCTAACAGTCCTCGCACAACAGACGGTGGGAAGGCGTCAAACTCGAGTCGCTTCATACATGGCCACGACCCATAACGATGGCCCCGGCTAGTTTGGAAAACTGAATACGACGCCAAATTTCGGCATCAATAGTGAAGAACTGTACTCGAATAAACCAGCCTCCGCCCAATAACAATACACGAAAATGTAGCATCAAgtcaaatcaaatcaaacaaaCCCAGTGTTTACTTGCACACCATGTGAAACCCACCGAACAGGCACAAATGTCAGTGGCCCACGCTGTCAGCACTCGACGCCCGCACAGGCGGCTCGCCGGAACCCGGGTGGCAGGTCCGGCGCGCGGCTCCACTTGCCGCCGGCGATGTCGTACGCCAGCACCATCCCTTCGAACGGGCCGGCCCCCGCCGCATTGTGGCCCCGGACTGCCGCCGCGCTCATTACGGCTGTCACTGTCTCACGCCCGATGCCCGCCATCGTCACGCGCACCGCCATGCCCAGCCCCACCGACCCCCTCGGCATGGGCGGGGCCTCGAGCGCCACCCACCCGCCACCAGCTCTGAGATCGCTGCCTCGACCTGCACCGCCGTGCCACCTCCAGAAGGAGAGCTCCACCGCGTGGCTGGCCACCACGTAGAGATGGTCGCCGACGCCGCAGGCGCCCACGACGCAGCCGCCGCCGGGCAGCGCCCGCGGCCGCGCCCAACTGCCGGACGCGACGTGCAGCGCGTCCACCGACCCGGCGCACACGTGCGCCCCGAGCGCCCGCGCGCCGTCGCCGGACACCGCGACCCCGCCGGCCACGTAGAACACACCTCCTGCCCCGGCCCCGGCGCACCCGTACCTCCTCCGCGGAGCCTCGGAGACCACGCGCCACGCGTCCGCCACCGGGTCGTACTCCTCGACCGCCGCGGTCCGCGCGGACCCGCCGGCGACGTAGATCCGCCCTCCCACGGCGGCCGCCGCGAACTTCTTCCGCTGGAACAGCGTGGGCGCGCACGCGCGCGCGGCGCCCGTGAGCGCGTCCACCCGCAGCGTCGCGCCGCGGCCGACGAGGAAGATGTCGCGGCCCAGCGCGACGGCGCGCGCGTGCGCGAACACGTAGCGGCCGCAATGCAGCAGagccagcggcagcggcagcgcggtgacctggagctgctgctgctccagccggAACTGGAGCAGGGCCTGGGCGAAGGCGCCGCCGTGGTCGGGGACGGAGACGGCGAGCAGGGAGGGCTGGAGCTGGCCGCGCGCGCGGCGGAGCTGGAGGAAGGCGTGGGACGCGAGGAGGTCGGCGAAGCGGCGGCAGACGGCGGGGAGC
It encodes:
- the LOC119300855 gene encoding F-box/kelch-repeat protein At5g26960-like is translated as MQHRDPDPLRRAPEATVMAANSYHSRSMSWFVKSCIPADPDRHISVPVSVPAPVAASSTTSLCFPAQPPPPISALPDDLILECLVRVPRVSLPPLPAVCRRFADLLASHAFLQLRRARGQLQPSLLAVSVPDHGGAFAQALLQFRLEQQQLQVTALPLPLALLHCGRYVFAHARAVALGRDIFLVGRGATLRVDALTGAARACAPTLFQRKKFAAAAVGGRIYVAGGSARTAAVEEYDPVADAWRVVSEAPRRRYGCAGAGAGGVFYVAGGVAVSGDGARALGAHVCAGSVDALHVASGSWARPRALPGGGCVVGACGVGDHLYVVASHAVELSFWRWHGGAGRGSDLRAGGGWVALEAPPMPRGSVGLGMAVRVTMAGIGRETVTAVMSAAAVRGHNAAGAGPFEGMVLAYDIAGGKWSRAPDLPPGFRRAACAGVEC